Part of the Nicotiana tabacum cultivar K326 chromosome 20, ASM71507v2, whole genome shotgun sequence genome, GTCCACTTGTTTGGCGTAGAATTTAAGCTGATTGAATAAAATCAAACTTTTGACATCTTTCTTCTTTGTCGCCACAAATACGCTTTAAGTCAACTTTGTTATACCTTTACTGTCAGCCTTCGTCGCTACAATAGCTCCAAAAGTACCTATTAGCGGCAACTAAACTCGTCACTAAAAAGCAACAAATACACTACCAAAGAAGCGTTCCACAACATTGACTTAGGACCTGTTTAGACATAGATttccaaatatttttaaaaaaagctgATATGGGTGAAATTTGATttgaaattaaaaatatatttgtacATGAATTTTGGGCAACCTATTTGCATGGTAGGTTGCTTGTCTTAGTGGCGACCGTGTCGCTAAATACTACTAGTATTATATCTTCAGTTGCTATTTTAGTCGCAAAATTACCTATTCGCGACAACTAGTGGGTCGCTTATTGTTAAACCTCCGCCAATTGAGCTCGACTTGACAACAAGAGTGTTGTCATGAGGCAGCAAGAGTGTTGCTAAGCTAAGGTGCAGGAGCAGCACCAAGGCAAAAATGGGAAACAGGCAAGTGATGGCCAAGGCTTTGACGGAGGCGAGGCAACTTGGCATGGGCTTGACAATGAGTTGCGGGCTGAGGGTGGCACTTGATCATGACAAAGGCATCAAGGCATGAGGCATTGATGCCATACCAAGGCAGAAACGATGAGGCAAAGGCAGGCTAATGTACAACGGGAAGGCAGTGCGCGGGCAGACTTGTCATGACATTGAGTTGCGGCAAACGGGCCAAGTTTGTAGGCAATGGCAAAGGCAAATTGTGGCACAATGCAGCTGGATACAATGGCATTGGCGCCCGGTCCAAGCCAAGGCACGAAATTGGGCAGCAAGTCTTGGATTGACGAAGTCAATGGCGGTTACGGCACATGCTGTGCACATGGACAGCAGTTGGGCTTTGCTAAAATGCTGGCAGGAGTTAGCAACATTTTTGGGCCATGATCACACTATCCTTTAGCATGATTTACATTATCCTAGTAGTTGAGGGTGTCAACTACACTAAGCTAAAGTAGTGGGCTGAGTGGGCAAGTGCCTAAGCCTAAAAATAGGCAACTATTGTATAAATAGGGTTGGTTCATACATTATAAATGGACAGCACCCTTTCCCTTTGGAGAGGAGAGTGAAAAACGTGTAAGAGTGAGTTAGGAAGAAGTCCTAAAGAGTAGTCTTGTGAGGGTCAAGAGTGATCTTCATTCTATACGCGGACGTACTTTTGAGTTTCAGTTTCTTTGTATGCTCGAGTTAAATACAAAGTTGGGAAAAGAGTTTCCTGTATATTGTGCCTTTTGTTCACTTTAATTTTCTgtccctttatttatttttcgttGCCTAAAATCAGTCTAAGCTTACTACGTTGAAAAGTTGCCTAAATTAATCTAAGTCTAAAGTTACTGAAATTTTGGCCAAGTGTTGGAGCAGGCTAAAGTCAAGTCGAGACTTGGCTGCCGCGCGGGCTGTTGTTTTAGTGTGACATAAAACACGCTTGTGACACTTGTTATGGTGGCGACATCGTCGTCCCAGATATCTTCACTAGCAACTTCCTAGCCACTCTagtttatttgtattattttgaCTAGCGAGCTATTCTACCACAATGAGAGCTATTCTACCACAATGACCAAGAGGACCCCTGGGAGCATGGAAGCCAAAAGTGTTTACACGAGACAAAATCCAACTGTATTTCCACAAGATGAATCTTGCTTGCTTAAAAAGAAAATTGAACATTCTAACATAAAATTGAAAGGCAAATCGACACGAATTAGAAGTCAGAAATAAAGAGCAAACATACCCAAGAATCTGGAATATCAACAAAATTAGCCACTCAGAATGAAACACATAAAATCTCCAATTGTCATAAGTTCAAAATGCtggaatttaagaagaaaaaactAAGACTTGCTGACAAACAGAGCAGACAAGCATATACTGAAGAGTAGCACTACAAAACAATGCGAGTACGAAAACAGGCAAGCACCCAAACAAATCTAACAACGTCAAAGAACGTATCCTAACCAAATATAGAAATCTCATCCAATTTATCTGCTCCGTTTCCagcttttttttgtaattttttacttCTAAGAATTAAGTCGAGTTGATCAGAGTTCTCACTTGGCCATCATGACTTTGACGAACTCCTCATAGTTGATCTGGCCATCACCATCCACATCAGCTTCACGAATCATCTCATCAACTTCTTCATCAGTAAGCTTCTCGCCTAGGTTTGTCATGACATGGCGCAGCTCGGCTGCAGAAATAAATCCGTTCTGATCCTTGTCGAACACTCTGAAAGCTTCCTTGAGCTCCTCCTCAGAATCAGTGTCTTTCATCTTGCGAGCCATCAGGTTAAGGAACTCCGGGAAATCAATGGTTCCATTTCCATCAGCATCTACTTCATTGATCATGTCTTGAAGCTCAGCCTCAGTTGGATTTTGTCCCAACGACCGCATCACTGTCCCAAGCTCCTTAGTGGTGATGCAACCTGTAGCATATTTCGCAATAATTACTAAATACGTATAGACATTATGTTAGAATCATACAATACTTAAAAAGGCTTTTTACTCATGTTATTCATTCTACCAGCAAAACAGTGATCCGGATCAAACTAGAAAATTCAAGACAAGTACAAAACAACGGGAATAGCCGAATACAGATTTCATCAAAGAGATGAAAGATGTACGATAAAACTAACACACCATTAACCACCTCCACGACttcaatttataaaatataaggAAGAGAAATTAAAGCAGCTATTCTGTTTTAGGTGTTACAAAAAATTAGCTTATGTAACACTGCTAAATCTGAAACTTCCTGGGGGAATATTTATCAGCTAGCGGGTAAGAAAAGCAAACATAAGTATATAACTCAATATACTGGAAAACGTCAGTCTGCACCAGAATAATGAACTAACTGCTGTatacaacaaacccagtatagtcccacaagtggggtttgggcaggatagtgtgtacgcaaccTTACTACCATTCTACCAATATTCGGTACGGGGTCATTCATAGCTTACTATACCTTCCCTTCCTTCGGCTGGCTTCGCCCTATCTATTCATCTATTTTCTCAAATGATATAACTAACTGctgcatatttaaaaatagagaTAGGGAACATCAGTAATGTCTAGGGAACAGTCACACTGGCCAAAATGTCTAACGCGGATTGAAGTCAGAACATTTCATTTAACCATTTGAGTGAACATCCTTCCCAAAAGACAAGCATAAACTTTCTCACAAGTTAAAGCATTTTATGAAAACTTACACAATCCCACTACCAACAAGTCATCATACCGAACAAAATGGATTATATTCATCATTAAACCAAAAATATCATGAATCAACAGAAGGACTGCTAGTTAGGAAACGCTTAAGAGGTTCAACCATTTTAAGAGATGTTAACTGATTTCAGCCAAATACAATTTCAACAGCACCATTCTGATGCAATCCCCAAATTGCCCATTTGTCAAAACCAAACAATCCTCAAGTTCCCACAATCAATCAAACAAGTTAACAATACCAACAAGGACAGCTGTTGACCAACACTGAAAATCCACCAACTTCACATAGATCAAACTCACATCCATTTCGACTACAAGTTGAAGCAAAACCCAGGTTCAAAATCAAATCTTTATCAAACATATTccaaataaaaacaaagaaagagcATCCCCAAGGTTATTTTGAAGTGTAAGTTTTCCACGTAGTGATACAAATTGACTACCATACTCACCGTGAAAAGATGCTAGGTTTTGGCAGTGGGTGCATTTGTATCAATGGTCTCCATTCCACTacgagggtctattgaaaacagtctttctaccttcacaaggtaggggtgaGGTcagcatacacactaccctccctagacccatCTACGGGactacactgggtatgttgttgttgtctcCATTCAAACTATATATTGAATGGAATAATCTTTCCTAATATTTATGAATTTAAAATAAGTTTGCACTCATTTTCACAAAGGGTAATTGATTTCAATGGTATTCCACACTCATTCACTTCAAAAGTTGGATCCACCTTTTTTACTGTGGTGTCCGGGTCATCTCGCTTGCACCTTGACTATTCTGGTGTCCGGGTCATCTCGCTTGCACCTTGACTATTCTGGTGTCCGGGTCATCTCGCTTGCACCTTGACTATTCTGGTGTCCGGGTCATCTCGCTTGCACCTTGACTATTCTGGTGTCCGGGTCATCTCGCTTGCACCTTGACTATTCTGGTGTCCGGGTCATCTCGCTTGCACCTTGACTATTCTGGTGTCCGGGTCATCTCGCTTGCACCTTGACTATTCTGGTGTCCGGGTCATCTCGCTTGCACCTTGACTATTCTGGTGTCCGGGTCATCTCGCTTGCACCTTGACTATTCTGGTGTCCGGGTCATCTCACTTGCACCTTGACTATTCTGGTGTCCGGGTCATCTCGCTTGCACCTAGAATAATCCACCGGGTACCTACTACCTCGGATCCACTCATCCTCACTCAACATCAAGTCACTCATAGATCACAAATTGGTCAAGAAAAGGCAACACAACATGTGGATCTAGCCCTTCAAATCACACTGCTTTTAGCTcaaaccatatatatatacatacatacaaacaATTTAATagatacacacacatatatacataaatagaAAGTAAGGGTTCTGAGCCATCGACtctaaatctaggatcaattataGGCCAGACCCAgaaaaagtaaacacataaataggagaaaaAACAACAAATTTAATAATTTTGGCATCTGGGTATTATCGAAAGTGATTAAAGATACAATTTTTATTCAAACAAATGGTATATTATGAAGAAAAATGTTAGGAATAGTAAAGAGCTGACCATCTCCATCCTTATCGAAAAGGCTGAAAGCTTCTTTGAATTCAGAGATCTGATCATCTGTGAGCTGATCtgccatttcttcttcttttaggaTTTCAAAGGGAAGTTTGCAAagtggaaaatgagagaaaaatggGACAAAGATgattgagaagaaaaatgaataagtgcgtgtgtgtgtgttgaggtgAAGCAGCAGCAGTGGTGGTCCAAATATTTGGAGGGGTTGTGGGGTTGGGCATCTTatgcttttcctttttcttttttttaataattatacaacaacaataacaacaatccagtaaaatattataattgggtc contains:
- the LOC107827355 gene encoding calmodulin-7, with amino-acid sequence MADQLTDDQISEFKEAFSLFDKDGDGCITTKELGTVMRSLGQNPTEAELQDMINEVDADGNGTIDFPEFLNLMARKMKDTDSEEELKEAFRVFDKDQNGFISAAELRHVMTNLGEKLTDEEVDEMIREADVDGDGQINYEEFVKVMMAK